One window of Arthrobacter oryzae genomic DNA carries:
- a CDS encoding SufS family cysteine desulfurase, which translates to MVMVSTPATAVSQVALSDVEVLRIRNDFPVLDQEVNGRPLVYLDSGATSQNPRSVLEAEQEFYELRNAAVHRGAHHLAVQATDAFEDARATVAAFIGSAEDELVWTANATAGLNLLAYSFSNASVGTVRGEAGRFALGPGDEVVVTEMEHHANLIPWQELCRRTGATLKFIPIDDDGALRLEEAARLITGRTKVLAFTHASNVLGTINPVSELVKLARDAGALVVLDACQSAPHLPLDVKALDVDFAVFSGHKMLAPTGIGGVYGRRELLNAMPPFLTGGSMITTVTMEKAEYLPAPQRFEAGTQPISQAVALAAAANYLRETGMERIAGWEAALGQRLVTGLGAIDGIRVVGPGAGVERLGLAAFDVAGVHAHDVGQYLDSLGIAVRVGHHCAQPLHRRLGLTATTRASTYLYNTTEEVDLLLEAVAQVRPYFGVAGTGASK; encoded by the coding sequence TTGGTCATGGTATCCACTCCCGCTACCGCAGTCAGCCAGGTCGCGCTCAGTGATGTCGAGGTCCTGCGGATCCGCAACGACTTCCCCGTCCTGGACCAGGAAGTCAACGGCCGGCCCCTCGTATACCTGGATTCCGGCGCCACCTCACAGAACCCCCGAAGCGTGCTGGAAGCCGAACAGGAGTTCTACGAGCTGAGGAACGCCGCAGTGCACCGCGGCGCCCACCATCTTGCCGTCCAGGCCACCGACGCGTTCGAGGACGCCCGTGCCACCGTGGCCGCCTTTATCGGCTCGGCGGAGGACGAACTGGTCTGGACTGCCAATGCCACCGCTGGCCTGAACCTCCTGGCCTACTCCTTCTCGAACGCCAGCGTCGGCACCGTCCGGGGCGAGGCCGGCCGCTTCGCCCTGGGACCGGGAGACGAGGTCGTGGTGACGGAGATGGAACACCACGCGAACCTGATCCCGTGGCAGGAGCTCTGCCGGCGCACCGGTGCCACGTTGAAGTTCATTCCCATTGACGACGACGGCGCGCTGCGGCTTGAGGAGGCCGCGCGGCTGATCACAGGGCGTACCAAGGTCCTTGCGTTCACCCACGCGTCAAATGTGCTCGGAACCATCAATCCTGTGTCCGAGCTTGTGAAGCTGGCCCGCGACGCGGGCGCGCTCGTGGTGCTGGACGCCTGCCAGTCTGCTCCGCACCTGCCCCTCGACGTTAAGGCCCTGGACGTCGACTTTGCCGTCTTCTCCGGCCACAAGATGCTGGCTCCCACCGGGATTGGCGGCGTCTACGGGCGGCGGGAGCTCCTGAACGCCATGCCTCCGTTCCTGACCGGAGGCTCCATGATCACCACCGTGACGATGGAAAAAGCGGAATACCTTCCGGCGCCCCAGCGGTTCGAGGCCGGAACCCAGCCCATCTCCCAGGCGGTGGCGCTCGCCGCCGCAGCCAACTACCTGCGCGAGACCGGCATGGAACGCATCGCCGGCTGGGAAGCTGCCCTGGGCCAGCGGCTGGTCACCGGGCTGGGCGCCATTGACGGAATCCGCGTTGTGGGGCCGGGGGCAGGTGTGGAACGGCTCGGCCTGGCAGCCTTTGACGTCGCTGGCGTGCACGCGCACGACGTCGGCCAGTATCTGGACAGCCTCGGTATCGCCGTCCGCGTGGGCCACCACTGTGCGCAGCCGCTCCACCGGAGGCTGGGCCTGACTGCCACCACCCGGGCGAGTACGTATTTGTACAACACCACCGAAGAAGTGGACCTTCTGCTTGAGGCTGTGGCCCAGGTCCGGCCCTACTTTGGTGTCGCGGGCACGGGGGCATCGAAGTGA
- the sufU gene encoding Fe-S cluster assembly sulfur transfer protein SufU — translation MYQQLILEHAKTRSGSDLTDEDAAAMPDQAGVGQCHQLNPVCGDEITLRLELAEAGNQSTVKGIHWNGDGCAISMASASILSELSDGASPDELAEMIDHFRELMRSRGRLEPDEEILGDAAALAGVAKYPARVKCAMLAWVAAEDALRQAVATSR, via the coding sequence ATGTACCAGCAACTGATCCTGGAACATGCGAAGACCCGCAGCGGATCCGACCTGACGGATGAAGATGCCGCGGCAATGCCTGACCAGGCGGGCGTGGGCCAGTGCCACCAGCTCAACCCGGTGTGCGGCGACGAAATTACGCTACGCCTGGAGTTGGCGGAAGCGGGTAACCAGTCAACGGTGAAAGGAATCCACTGGAACGGTGACGGCTGCGCCATCTCAATGGCCTCTGCCTCAATACTGAGCGAACTGTCCGACGGTGCATCGCCGGATGAGCTGGCGGAGATGATCGATCACTTCAGGGAGCTCATGCGCTCACGAGGCCGGCTGGAGCCGGACGAAGAGATTCTGGGTGATGCGGCGGCCTTGGCCGGGGTCGCAAAATATCCGGCCAGGGTTAAGTGCGCCATGCTGGCGTGGGTGGCTGCAGAAGATGCGCTGCGGCAGGCCGTAGCCACCAGCCGCTAG
- a CDS encoding helix-turn-helix domain-containing protein produces MAAEGFSNTRFLTVSEVAEVMRLSRMTVYRLVKAHDLPAVRFGRSYRVPEHAIEDYVQHHSTLSDDEHPEAGKT; encoded by the coding sequence GTGGCCGCTGAAGGATTTTCCAATACCCGTTTCCTCACAGTTTCCGAGGTCGCCGAAGTCATGCGGCTGTCCCGGATGACCGTGTACCGGCTCGTCAAGGCGCACGACCTGCCGGCCGTCCGCTTTGGCCGGTCGTACAGGGTTCCCGAGCACGCCATCGAGGACTACGTCCAGCACCATTCCACGCTCTCGGACGATGAGCATCCGGAGGCCGGCAAGACCTAG
- a CDS encoding SCO4848 family membrane protein yields MQLPVALAWVLIVAGVWSLVVWPQFLKRVMKDPRARDTAGKATRFLTIHVVLVSVSLVLGAATAAIGIAALVS; encoded by the coding sequence GTGCAGCTTCCTGTTGCCCTGGCTTGGGTCCTGATCGTCGCCGGCGTCTGGTCCCTGGTGGTCTGGCCGCAGTTCCTTAAGCGAGTGATGAAGGATCCGCGGGCCCGTGACACGGCCGGCAAGGCCACCCGGTTCCTCACGATCCACGTGGTCCTGGTGTCCGTCTCGCTGGTGCTTGGCGCCGCCACGGCGGCCATCGGCATCGCCGCGCTGGTCAGCTAG
- a CDS encoding DUF2505 domain-containing protein, producing MALSASTTLPHSVDRITAVFANEDFQRHTSELVGGTLESFKVDGDVAGAFSTTSVRTLPTTRLPEIARKFVGERLTVTQLETWEAPGADGSRQSSISLKIAGAPLDVSAVQRLVADGGSTRVELEGNVTSSVPFLGGKIADAAEPMVGKALNIQSQQAQAWLESH from the coding sequence ATGGCACTGAGTGCTTCCACCACCCTGCCGCACAGCGTCGATCGCATCACCGCTGTGTTCGCCAACGAAGACTTCCAGCGCCACACCAGTGAACTGGTGGGCGGAACCCTTGAATCGTTCAAGGTCGACGGCGATGTTGCCGGCGCTTTCAGCACCACCTCGGTGCGCACCCTGCCCACCACCCGGCTGCCGGAGATTGCCCGCAAGTTCGTGGGCGAACGCCTGACTGTCACCCAGCTCGAGACGTGGGAAGCCCCTGGTGCTGACGGTTCACGGCAGAGCAGCATCAGCCTGAAGATCGCCGGTGCCCCGCTGGACGTCAGCGCAGTGCAGCGGCTGGTCGCCGACGGCGGCAGCACCCGTGTTGAACTCGAGGGCAACGTGACATCCTCGGTTCCGTTCCTGGGCGGCAAGATTGCCGATGCTGCCGAGCCCATGGTGGGCAAGGCACTGAACATCCAGTCCCAGCAGGCGCAGGCCTGGCTGGAAAGCCACTGA
- a CDS encoding SDR family oxidoreductase: protein MNGIPKTVLVTGATGYIGGRLVPRLLEAGHTVKVVVRTPAKIAGVPWLDQVEVIQGSLDDGDMLRTALDGVDVLYYLVHSMAAGAGFEAKEKAMAETAAKAAAGAGVKRIVYLGGLHPEGAELSTHMRSREAVGKVFLASPVDAVVFQAGVVIGSGSASFEMIRHLSETLPLMPAPSWVRNRIEAIAVRDVLYYLVSAASLEGHINRSFDIGCRQVLTYAGMMKEYAAEAGLPYRVVLALPIPAPKLAGMWVALTTPIPLSMSLPLVESLQHDAVAREHDIDDFIPQPEGGLTPYRRAVALALGKERDAQVETTWASAGADADPLPSDPDWAGHRVYVDERSYSSPVDPKYVWTIIEGIGGRNGWYSLPLAWRVRGWLDKLTGGAGLLRGRRHPHLLAEGEVVDWWRAERIERGRLLRLRAEMRAPGRAWLELSVEPEGTGSLYRQRAIFFPKGLSGKLYWLAVLPFHSVIFPAMSHNISAAAQKLAEAESESATSTT from the coding sequence ATGAACGGCATCCCGAAAACCGTGCTTGTTACCGGCGCCACCGGTTATATCGGCGGGCGGCTGGTCCCCCGGCTCCTCGAGGCCGGGCACACGGTGAAGGTTGTGGTCCGGACTCCGGCCAAAATTGCCGGCGTGCCGTGGCTGGATCAGGTCGAGGTCATCCAGGGCAGCCTCGACGACGGCGACATGCTCCGGACTGCGCTGGACGGCGTCGACGTGCTTTACTACCTGGTCCACTCAATGGCTGCCGGTGCCGGTTTCGAGGCCAAAGAGAAAGCCATGGCGGAGACCGCCGCCAAAGCGGCCGCCGGTGCAGGCGTGAAGAGAATTGTCTACCTCGGCGGCCTGCACCCGGAGGGCGCCGAACTCTCAACGCACATGCGCTCCCGGGAGGCCGTCGGCAAGGTCTTCCTCGCGAGTCCGGTGGACGCGGTGGTGTTCCAGGCGGGCGTCGTGATCGGATCCGGCTCGGCATCGTTCGAGATGATCCGGCACCTTTCAGAGACGCTCCCCCTCATGCCGGCCCCGAGCTGGGTGCGGAACCGGATCGAGGCAATCGCCGTCAGGGACGTGCTGTACTACCTCGTCTCCGCGGCGTCCCTGGAAGGGCACATCAACCGCAGCTTCGACATCGGGTGCAGGCAGGTTCTTACCTACGCGGGAATGATGAAGGAGTACGCCGCCGAGGCGGGCCTGCCCTACCGCGTGGTGCTCGCCCTGCCCATTCCCGCGCCGAAGCTCGCAGGCATGTGGGTAGCCCTGACCACGCCCATCCCGCTGTCCATGTCGCTGCCGCTCGTTGAATCGCTCCAGCACGACGCCGTAGCGCGGGAGCACGACATTGACGACTTCATACCTCAGCCTGAGGGCGGCCTGACGCCGTACCGGCGGGCCGTCGCTCTCGCATTGGGCAAGGAACGCGATGCCCAGGTGGAAACAACCTGGGCAAGCGCCGGCGCGGACGCCGACCCGCTGCCGAGCGACCCGGACTGGGCCGGACACAGGGTCTACGTCGATGAGCGAAGCTACTCCAGCCCGGTGGATCCGAAGTATGTCTGGACCATCATCGAGGGAATCGGCGGCCGCAACGGCTGGTACTCCCTCCCGCTGGCGTGGCGGGTCCGCGGCTGGCTGGACAAGCTGACCGGAGGCGCCGGACTCCTCCGCGGCCGCCGGCACCCGCACCTGCTTGCCGAGGGTGAAGTGGTGGACTGGTGGCGCGCCGAACGGATCGAACGGGGCCGCCTGCTGCGGCTTCGGGCGGAAATGCGTGCACCGGGCCGCGCGTGGCTGGAGCTTTCAGTGGAGCCGGAAGGCACCGGCAGCCTCTACCGGCAGCGCGCCATCTTCTTCCCGAAGGGGCTCAGCGGAAAACTGTATTGGCTCGCCGTGCTGCCGTTCCACAGCGTCATTTTTCCGGCCATGTCACACAACATTTCAGCTGCTGCCCAAAAACTGGCTGAGGCCGAATCGGAGTCCGCCACTTCCACCACGTAG
- the mfd gene encoding transcription-repair coupling factor: MSLTGPSLTGLRRALAGDTTFARVQAEASRSFGTRSEDYQISAPAGLRAALLAEMSDGLAALHDDAGTPLVLAVTATGREAEDLTAALRAFLPADSVAEFPSWETLPHERLSPRSDTVGRRLSVLRRLAHPATAAGGPLRVVVAPVRAVVQPIVAGLGELKPVTLKVGQEVSFTDVVRSLSDAAYARVDMVSRRGEFAVRGGMLDVFPPTEDHPIRVEFFGDEVDQMRWFAVADQRSLSSPGLHHPTELNAPPCREILITPSVMSRAATLKAQLPAAADMLEKIAGGIAVEGMESLAPVLVDAMVPFVEQLPGGSISVVIEPEKVRTRAHDLAATNEEFLEAAWSTASDGGTAPLDLSSAASAALHSASFRSLTETRTSALGHDVSWWSITSLATDEELTPDINVLNLHAREPRGYQGDVAEMMEFIGSHVRDQWRIVVVTEGPGPAQRLAELFHDADIPCARVDSLDDEPQAGIIEVTTAAVGRGFVLDGLKLGLLTEADLLGRTSAGSTKDMRRMPSKRRNAVDPLQLVAGDSVVHEQHGIGRFVELIQRKVAGGGDGVREYLVLEYAPSKRGAPGDRLFVPTDQLDQVTRYVGGDTPALSKMGGADWASTKSKARKAVKEIAGELIRLYSARMASKGFAFGPDTPWQRELEEAFPYVETPDQLTTINEVKADMEREIPMDRLVSGDVGYGKTEIAVRAAFKAVQDGKQVAVLVPTTLLAQQHYETFTERFSGFPLRVKPLSRFQASKEAKETAEGVKNGSVDVVIGTHRLLSKDFAFKDLGLVIVDEEQRFGVEHKEALKKMRTNVDVLAMSATPIPRTLEMSLTGIRETSTLATPPEERHPVLTYVGPYTEKQTSAAIRRELMREGQVFFVHNRVSTIERTAAKIRELVPEARVEVAHGQMSESRLEQIIVDFWEKRFDVLVCTTIIETGLDISNANTLIVDGADKYGLSQLHQLRGRVGRGRERAYAYFLYPSEKPLGEVALERLKAVATHNELGAGMQLAMKDLEIRGAGNLLGGEQSGHIQGVGFDLYIRLVGEAVADFRGEAEEKAAEMKIELPVNAHLPHDYVPGERLRLEAYRKLASALTNEAIDEVLAELVDRYGEPPLPAQNLIAVARFRVGAREAGLSDVALQGNFIKFSPAQLPESKTMRLNRMYPGSQSKPALDAVLIPKPKTARIGGRDLQDAEILEWANGVIRNIFSDADAPLEKTRG, from the coding sequence ATGAGCCTCACCGGCCCGTCACTTACAGGCCTTCGCCGCGCGCTCGCCGGAGACACAACGTTTGCCCGCGTGCAGGCTGAAGCGTCCCGGAGTTTCGGAACCCGCAGCGAGGATTACCAGATCAGCGCGCCGGCGGGCCTGCGCGCGGCGCTGTTGGCGGAGATGTCGGACGGCCTCGCGGCCCTGCACGACGACGCCGGGACGCCCCTGGTGCTGGCCGTCACCGCCACCGGCCGTGAAGCAGAGGACCTCACCGCAGCCCTGCGCGCCTTCCTGCCCGCCGATTCGGTGGCTGAATTTCCCAGCTGGGAGACCCTTCCGCACGAGCGGCTGTCCCCGCGTTCGGACACGGTGGGACGACGACTGTCCGTACTGCGCCGCCTGGCGCACCCCGCCACGGCTGCGGGCGGACCACTCCGCGTTGTGGTGGCTCCCGTGCGCGCAGTGGTGCAGCCGATAGTGGCCGGGCTCGGCGAGCTCAAGCCCGTCACACTGAAGGTGGGACAGGAAGTGTCCTTCACCGACGTGGTGCGCAGCCTTTCCGACGCCGCCTACGCGCGGGTGGACATGGTGTCCCGCCGCGGCGAATTCGCGGTCCGCGGCGGCATGCTGGACGTCTTCCCGCCCACCGAGGACCATCCCATCCGCGTGGAGTTCTTCGGCGACGAGGTGGACCAGATGCGCTGGTTTGCCGTGGCTGACCAGCGGTCCCTCTCCTCGCCCGGCCTGCACCACCCCACGGAACTGAACGCCCCGCCGTGCCGTGAAATCCTGATTACCCCGTCCGTGATGTCCCGGGCCGCAACACTCAAGGCACAGCTGCCCGCCGCTGCCGACATGCTCGAAAAGATCGCCGGCGGCATCGCGGTGGAGGGCATGGAATCCCTCGCTCCCGTGCTGGTGGATGCCATGGTGCCGTTCGTGGAGCAGCTGCCCGGCGGGTCCATCTCGGTGGTCATCGAACCCGAGAAGGTCCGCACGCGCGCCCACGACCTCGCCGCCACGAACGAGGAATTCCTGGAAGCGGCCTGGTCCACGGCGTCCGACGGGGGCACCGCGCCGCTCGATCTCAGCTCGGCGGCGTCGGCTGCCCTGCATTCGGCCAGCTTCCGCTCCCTGACGGAGACCCGCACCTCGGCCCTTGGGCACGACGTCTCGTGGTGGTCCATCACCTCGCTGGCCACCGACGAAGAGCTGACCCCGGACATCAACGTGCTCAACCTGCACGCCCGGGAACCGCGCGGCTACCAGGGCGACGTGGCGGAGATGATGGAGTTCATCGGCTCGCACGTCCGGGACCAGTGGCGCATCGTGGTGGTCACGGAGGGCCCCGGCCCCGCCCAGCGCCTGGCTGAGCTGTTCCATGACGCCGACATCCCGTGCGCCCGGGTGGACTCGCTGGATGACGAGCCGCAGGCGGGCATCATCGAGGTGACCACCGCCGCCGTCGGACGCGGTTTTGTCCTGGACGGGCTGAAACTCGGCCTGCTGACGGAAGCGGACCTGCTGGGACGCACCTCCGCGGGGTCCACGAAGGATATGCGCCGCATGCCGTCCAAGCGCCGGAACGCCGTGGACCCGCTGCAGCTGGTTGCAGGGGACTCCGTGGTGCATGAACAACACGGCATCGGACGGTTCGTTGAACTGATCCAGCGCAAGGTGGCAGGCGGCGGGGACGGTGTCCGCGAATACCTCGTCCTGGAGTACGCACCGTCCAAGCGCGGCGCCCCGGGCGACAGGCTCTTTGTGCCTACCGACCAGCTGGACCAGGTGACCCGTTATGTCGGCGGGGACACCCCTGCCCTGAGTAAGATGGGCGGGGCGGACTGGGCCAGCACCAAGTCCAAGGCGCGCAAAGCGGTCAAGGAGATCGCCGGCGAACTCATCAGGCTGTACTCCGCCCGGATGGCCTCCAAGGGCTTTGCGTTCGGGCCGGACACGCCGTGGCAGCGCGAGCTCGAGGAAGCGTTCCCGTATGTGGAGACCCCTGACCAGCTGACCACCATCAACGAAGTCAAAGCGGACATGGAACGGGAAATACCCATGGACCGGCTGGTGTCCGGCGACGTGGGCTACGGCAAGACCGAAATCGCCGTGCGGGCGGCCTTCAAGGCCGTCCAGGACGGCAAGCAGGTGGCAGTCCTGGTGCCCACCACGCTGCTGGCCCAGCAGCACTACGAAACCTTCACGGAACGCTTCTCCGGTTTCCCGCTGCGGGTGAAGCCGCTGTCCCGCTTCCAGGCCTCGAAGGAAGCCAAGGAAACCGCCGAAGGCGTGAAGAACGGATCCGTGGACGTGGTGATCGGCACGCACCGGCTCCTATCCAAGGACTTCGCGTTCAAGGACCTGGGCCTGGTGATCGTGGACGAGGAACAACGCTTCGGCGTCGAACACAAGGAAGCGCTCAAGAAGATGCGCACCAACGTCGACGTCCTGGCCATGAGCGCCACCCCGATTCCGCGCACCCTGGAGATGTCGCTGACCGGCATCCGTGAAACATCCACCCTTGCCACCCCGCCCGAAGAACGCCATCCGGTGCTGACCTACGTGGGCCCGTACACGGAGAAGCAGACCTCCGCCGCCATCCGGCGCGAGCTCATGCGTGAGGGCCAGGTGTTCTTCGTCCACAACCGCGTGTCCACCATCGAGCGCACGGCCGCCAAGATCCGCGAGCTGGTCCCGGAAGCCCGGGTGGAAGTGGCCCACGGCCAGATGTCCGAAAGCCGGCTCGAGCAGATCATCGTGGACTTCTGGGAGAAGCGCTTCGACGTGCTGGTGTGCACCACCATCATCGAAACCGGCCTGGACATCTCCAACGCCAACACGCTGATCGTGGACGGGGCCGACAAATACGGGCTCTCCCAGCTCCACCAGCTGCGCGGACGCGTGGGCCGCGGCCGCGAACGCGCCTACGCGTACTTCCTGTACCCCTCCGAGAAACCGCTGGGCGAAGTGGCGCTGGAACGGCTCAAGGCCGTGGCCACGCACAACGAACTCGGCGCCGGCATGCAGCTGGCCATGAAGGACCTCGAAATCCGCGGCGCCGGCAACCTCCTGGGCGGCGAACAGTCCGGCCACATCCAGGGCGTGGGCTTCGACCTCTACATCCGCCTGGTGGGCGAGGCCGTTGCGGACTTCCGCGGTGAGGCCGAAGAGAAGGCCGCCGAAATGAAAATCGAGCTGCCCGTCAACGCCCACCTGCCGCACGATTACGTGCCAGGGGAACGGCTGCGCCTCGAGGCCTACCGCAAACTGGCGTCCGCGCTCACGAACGAAGCCATCGACGAGGTCCTGGCCGAACTTGTGGACCGTTACGGCGAGCCGCCGCTGCCTGCGCAGAACCTGATCGCCGTCGCCCGCTTCCGGGTGGGAGCCCGCGAAGCCGGGCTGTCCGACGTCGCCCTGCAGGGAAACTTCATCAAGTTCTCGCCGGCCCAGCTGCCCGAATCAAAGACCATGCGGCTCAACCGCATGTACCCCGGCTCACAGTCGAAGCCCGCCCTGGACGCAGTGCTCATCCCGAAGCCCAAGACCGCCCGGATCGGCGGCCGCGACCTGCAGGATGCCGAAATCCTGGAGTGGGCCAACGGCGTCATCCGCAACATCTTCTCCGACGCGGACGCTCCGCTCGAAAAAACAAGGGGCTAG